The Lycium barbarum isolate Lr01 chromosome 12, ASM1917538v2, whole genome shotgun sequence genome includes a region encoding these proteins:
- the LOC132624396 gene encoding phospholipase A1-II 1-like: MLGQYKNEEVSITVTGHSLGSALATLCAIDIVVNQVNKEFPLTAFIFGCPRVGEENFKKAYEKLKNLQILRICNAPDHILEMPDHGLVDGSANDWRVYEQVGSELSIDTTKSKYFKKDVNGHILEVYLHGIAGTQGPKGEFNFGDKSGRTIVTFGSQRRT; this comes from the coding sequence ATGTTGGGGCAATACAAGAACGAGGAAGTTAGCATAACTGTTACAGGCCACAGCTTGGGTTCAGCATTAGCCACACTATGCGCTATTGACATAGTTGTCAACCAAGTCAATAAGGAGTTCCCATTGACGGCATTTATATTTGGTTGCCCACGAGTCGGAGAAGAGAATTTCAAGAAAGCTTATGAGAAATTGAAAAATCTTCAAATATTGCGCATTTGTAATGCCCCTGATCATATTTTGGAGATGCCAGACCACGGACTCGTCGATGGGTCTGCAAATGACTGGAGAGTGTATGAACAAGTTGGCTCTGAACTTTCAATTGACACTACCAAGTCGAAGTATTTTAAGAAAGACGTAAATGGTCATATTCTGGAGGTTTATTTGCATGGAATTGCTGGAACACAAGGACCAAAAGGAGAGTTTAATTTTGGAGATAAATCGGGAAGAACTATTGTAACGTTTGGTTCTCAGAGAAGAACATAA
- the LOC132621414 gene encoding LOW QUALITY PROTEIN: acyltransferase Pun1-like (The sequence of the model RefSeq protein was modified relative to this genomic sequence to represent the inferred CDS: inserted 3 bases in 2 codons), whose amino-acid sequence MAFALLSSPSLVSVCDKSFIKASSXHPPTLRYHNLSFIDQSLSNMYIPLAFFYPKVQQREESKESHELSHIADHLLQRSLSQTLVSYYPYAGKLRDNAIVDCXEFLSVRIKCLMSEILNHPHAAHAESIVFPKDLPWANNYEGGNLLVVQVSKFDCGGIAVSVCLSHKTGDGCSVFNFLNDWARVTRDHTTTTLFPSPRFVGDSIFSPHNYGPLIDPQIVFDVTECVQKRLIFPTTKLEALRAKVAADSGVEKPTRAEIVSALLFKCAIKAESSTSMGPSKLVHFLNIRTMIKPRLPRSAIGNLLSVFSTTATNKKDIELPMLVHNLRKDVEFAYKKDQISQNELILEIVESMRKGKILFENKDGNCTIYICSNLCKFPLYSVDFGWGRPERVSLPNGPCKNMFYLKDYQIGKGVEARVMLQKQQMSKFECDEELLEFIS is encoded by the exons ATGGCTTTTGCATTATTATCATCACCGTCACTTGTTTCCGTTTGTGACAAATCTTTCATTAAAGCTTCCT CCCACCCTCCTACTCTTAGATACCACAATCTATCTTTCATCGATCAGTCCCTCAGTAATATGTATATTCCTTTGGCCTTTTTTTACCCTAAAGTACAGCAAAGAGAAGAGTCAAAAGAATCTCATGAACTTTCCCATATAGCTGATCACTTGTTGCAAAGATCTCTATCTCAAACTCTAGTCTCCTACTATCCTTACGCAGGAAAATTAAGAGATAATGCTATTGTTGATTG AGAGTTTTTGAGTGTTCGAATAAAATGTCTCATGTCTGAAATCCTTAATCATCCTCATGCAGCTCATGCAGAGAGTATAGTTTTTCCCAAGGACTTGCCTTGGGCGAATAATTATGAAGGTGGCAATTTACTTGTGGTGCAAGTAAGTAAGTTTGATTGTGGGGGAATAGCCGTCAGTGTATGCTTATCGCACAAGACTGGTGATGGATGCTCTGTGTTTAATTTCCTTAATGATTGGGCAAGGGTCACTCGTGATCATACAACGACAACTCTATTTCCTTCTCCTAGATTTGTAGGAGATTCTATCTTCTCTCCACATAACTATGGGCCTCTAATTGATCCACAAATTGTGTTTGATGTCACTGAGTGCGTACAGAAAAGATTAATTTTTCCTACCACCAAGTTAGAAGCCCTTCGAGCCAAG GTAGCAGCAGATTCAGGAGTAGAAAAACCAACACGGGCAGAAATTGTGAGTGCCCTTCTTTTCAAATGTGCAATAAAGGCAGAATCAAGTACTTCAATGGGCCCATCAAAGTTGGTTCACTTCTTAAACATACGTACTATGATCAAACCTCGTCTTCCGCGAAGTGCCATTGGAAATCTCTTGTCAGTTTTCTCCACAACAGCAACTAACAAAAAAGACATTGAGTTGCCAATGTTGGTTCATAATTTAAGGAAGGatgttgagtttgcatataagAAAGACCAAATCAGTCAAAATGAGCTTATCTTAGAAATAGTAGAATCCATGAGAAAAGGAAAAATACTCTTTGAAAATAAAGATGGAAATTGTACTATATATATTTGCAGCAACCTTTGCAAATTCCCGCTATACAGTGTAGACTTTGGATGGGGGAGACCTGAAAGAGTGAGTTTACCAAATGGTCCCTGCAAGAATATGTTTTACTTGAAAGATTACCAAATTGGGAAAGGCGTGGAGGCGCGGGTGATGTTGCAGAAACAACAAATGTCTAAATTTGAGTGCGATGAGGAACTCCTTGAGTTTATTTCCTAA
- the LOC132621415 gene encoding 3beta-hydroxysteroid-dehydrogenase/decarboxylase-like isoform X1 yields MGQEKWCVVTGGRGFAARHLVEMLIHYEIYHVRIADLGPTIKLEPSEEKGTLGKALQSGRAVYVSMDLLNKSQVLKVCNGAEVVFHMAAPDSSINSYKLHYSVNVQGTQNVIDACVEQKVERLIYTSSPSVVFDGVNGILNGDESLPYPAKHNDSYSATKAEGEELVLKSNGTKGLLTCCIRPSSIFGPGDRLLVPSLVAAARAGKSKFIIGDGNNMYDFTYVENVAHAHVCAERALASGGASAEKAAGNAYFITNMESIKFWEFVSLVLEGLGYDRPSIKIPASVMMPIAHLVELTYKLLAPYGMKVPQLTPSRIRLLSRSRTFSCSKASDRLGYSPIVPLQEGLRRTIESYPHLRSEHGSGKEGPSRSSESLCKLFFLMVVFSLLILSFLGIISPWSSFVIGILAAFVVFIIYDKRKTN; encoded by the exons ATGGGACAAGAGAAATGGTGTGTGGTGACAGGTGGAAGAGGCTTTGCTGCTCGGCATTTAGTGGAAATGCTGATCCACTATGAAATATATCATGTTCGTATTGCTGATTTAGGTCCTACCATTAAACTTGAGCCTTCTGAAGAAAAGGGTACTCTTGGAAAAGCCTTACAATCTGGTCGTGCTGTATATGTATCCATGGATCTTCTTAACAAGTCCCAAGTCCTCAAAG TTTGTAACGGAGCTGAAGTTGTCTTCCACATGGCAGCTCCAGATTCATCAATCAATAGCTACAAACTCCACTATTCAGTTAATGTGCAAG GAACCCAGAATGTAATTGATGCTTGCGTTGAGCAAAAAGTGGAAAGACTTATTTACACCAGCTCTCCCAGTGTGGTGTTTGATGGAGTTAACGGAATTCTAAATGGGGATGAATCACTGCCATATCCTGCTAAG CATAATGATTCCTACTCTGCAACTAAAGCTGAAGGAGAGGAACTTGTTCTCAAGTCAAATGGTACTAAAGGGCTGCTGACATGCTGCATTAGACCTAGCAGTATTTTTGGCCCTGGTGATAGGTTGCTCGTCCCTTCACTAGTCGCAGCTGCAAGGGCTGGAAAATCTAAG TTCATTATTGGTGATGGCAATAACATGTACGATTTCACTTACGTGGAGAATGTGGCACATGCTCATGTGTGTGCAGAACGAGCTCTAGCATCAGGAGGAGCAAGTGCAGAGAAAGCTGCTGGGAAC GCATATTTCATCACGAACATGGAGTCCATTAAGTTTTGGGAGTTTGTCTCGCTTGTTCTTGAAGGTCTTGGCTATGACAG GCCAAGTATTAAGATTCCTGCATCTGTTATGATGCCAATTGCACATTTGGTGGAGCTGACTTATAAGCTGTTAGCTCCTTATGGAATGAAGGTCCCACAATTGACTCCTTCAAGAATCAGACTCCTCTCTCGCAGCAGAACATTTAGTTGTTCAAAAGCAAGTGATCGACTAGGATACTCACCTATCGTCCCACTTCAG GAGGGCCTAAGGAGGACAATTGAATCCTATCCACATCTGAGATCTGAACATGGGTCGGGAAAGGAAGGTCCTTCTAGATCGTCTGAATCTCTTTGTAAACTGTTCTTCCTCATG GTGGTTTTCTCTCTATTGATTCTAAGCTTCCTCGGCATCATTTCGCCATGGAGTTCGTTCGTCATAG GAATCCTAGCTGCCTTTGTTGTGTTCATTATATATGACAAAAGGAAGACGAATTAG
- the LOC132621415 gene encoding 3beta-hydroxysteroid-dehydrogenase/decarboxylase-like isoform X2, with translation MGQEKWCVVTGGRGFAARHLVEMLIHYEIYHVRIADLGPTIKLEPSEEKGTLGKALQSGRAVYVSMDLLNKSQVLKVCNGAEVVFHMAAPDSSINSYKLHYSVNVQGTQNVIDACVEQKVERLIYTSSPSVVFDGVNGILNGDESLPYPAKHNDSYSATKAEGEELVLKSNGTKGLLTCCIRPSSIFGPGDRLLVPSLVAAARAGKSKFIIGDGNNMYDFTYVENVAHAHVCAERALASGGASAEKAAGNAYFITNMESIKFWEFVSLVLEGLGYDRPSIKIPASVMMPIAHLVELTYKLLAPYGMKVPQLTPSRIRLLSRSRTFSCSKASDRLGYSPIVPLQEGLRRTIESYPHLRSEHGSGKEGPSRSSESLCKLFFLMVVFSLLILSFLGIISPWSSFVIVR, from the exons ATGGGACAAGAGAAATGGTGTGTGGTGACAGGTGGAAGAGGCTTTGCTGCTCGGCATTTAGTGGAAATGCTGATCCACTATGAAATATATCATGTTCGTATTGCTGATTTAGGTCCTACCATTAAACTTGAGCCTTCTGAAGAAAAGGGTACTCTTGGAAAAGCCTTACAATCTGGTCGTGCTGTATATGTATCCATGGATCTTCTTAACAAGTCCCAAGTCCTCAAAG TTTGTAACGGAGCTGAAGTTGTCTTCCACATGGCAGCTCCAGATTCATCAATCAATAGCTACAAACTCCACTATTCAGTTAATGTGCAAG GAACCCAGAATGTAATTGATGCTTGCGTTGAGCAAAAAGTGGAAAGACTTATTTACACCAGCTCTCCCAGTGTGGTGTTTGATGGAGTTAACGGAATTCTAAATGGGGATGAATCACTGCCATATCCTGCTAAG CATAATGATTCCTACTCTGCAACTAAAGCTGAAGGAGAGGAACTTGTTCTCAAGTCAAATGGTACTAAAGGGCTGCTGACATGCTGCATTAGACCTAGCAGTATTTTTGGCCCTGGTGATAGGTTGCTCGTCCCTTCACTAGTCGCAGCTGCAAGGGCTGGAAAATCTAAG TTCATTATTGGTGATGGCAATAACATGTACGATTTCACTTACGTGGAGAATGTGGCACATGCTCATGTGTGTGCAGAACGAGCTCTAGCATCAGGAGGAGCAAGTGCAGAGAAAGCTGCTGGGAAC GCATATTTCATCACGAACATGGAGTCCATTAAGTTTTGGGAGTTTGTCTCGCTTGTTCTTGAAGGTCTTGGCTATGACAG GCCAAGTATTAAGATTCCTGCATCTGTTATGATGCCAATTGCACATTTGGTGGAGCTGACTTATAAGCTGTTAGCTCCTTATGGAATGAAGGTCCCACAATTGACTCCTTCAAGAATCAGACTCCTCTCTCGCAGCAGAACATTTAGTTGTTCAAAAGCAAGTGATCGACTAGGATACTCACCTATCGTCCCACTTCAG GAGGGCCTAAGGAGGACAATTGAATCCTATCCACATCTGAGATCTGAACATGGGTCGGGAAAGGAAGGTCCTTCTAGATCGTCTGAATCTCTTTGTAAACTGTTCTTCCTCATG GTGGTTTTCTCTCTATTGATTCTAAGCTTCCTCGGCATCATTTCGCCATGGAGTTCGTTCGTCATAG TGCGCTGA
- the LOC132621645 gene encoding proteasome subunit alpha type-4 — MSRRYDSRTTIFSPEGRLYQVEYAMEAIGNAGSAIGILSKDGVVLVGEKKVTSKLLQTSTSSEKMYKIDDHVACAVAGIMSDANILINTARVQAQRYTFAYQEPMPVEQLVQSLCDTKQGYTQFGGLRPFGVSFLFAGWDKNYGFQLYMSDPSGNYGGWKAAAIGANNQAAQSILKQDYKDDITREEAIKLALKVLSKTMDSTSLTSEKLELSEVFLHNGKVKYRACSPDTLNRMLVDAGLTQPAAEE, encoded by the coding sequence ATGTCACGAAGGTATGATAGCCGTACAACAATTTTCTCCCCAGAAGGTCGTCTCTATCAGGTTGAGTACGCAATGGAGGCTATTGGAAATGCAGGTAGTGCTATAGGCATCTTGTCCAAGGATGGTGTGGTGCTGGTAGGTGAAAAGAAAGTAACATCCAAGCTGCTTCAGACCTCAACATCGAGTGAGAAGATGTACAAGATTGATGATCATGTGGCGTGCGCTGTAGCTGGAATTATGTCTGATGCCAACATACTGATCAACACGGCCAGGGTCCAGGCTCAGCGGTACACATTCGCTTATCAAGAACCCATGCCAGTTGAACAACTTGTTCAGTCACTATGTGACACCAAGCAAGGTTACACGCAGTTTGGTGGACTTCGCCCTTTTGGAGTTTCATTTCTCTTTGCAGGTTGGGATAAGAATTATGGCTTCCAACTTTACATGAGTGACCCAAGTGGAAATTATGGTGGTTGGAAAGCCGCAGCAATTGGAGCAAACAACCAGGCAGCTCAATCAATTCTTAAGCAGGATTACAAGGATGATATCACAAGGGAAGAGGCTATCAAACTTGCTCTTAAAGTGCTTAGTAAGACAATGGATAGCACTAGTCTCACTTCAGAGAAACTTGAACTATCTGAGGTATTTCTTCATAATGGGAAAGTCAAGTATCGAGCATGCTCTCCCGACACTCTGAACAGAATGTTGGTGGATGCTGGACTGACTCAACCTGCAGCCGAAGAGTAG
- the LOC132622752 gene encoding UDP-glycosyltransferase 43-like yields the protein MKRAKVVFISTPALGNLVPSIEFAKLLTQTNKNLSATILLINIPQRPLIQSYIDSLTTATATGNIHFLPLPEADQPSPDQFETSIGFLSLLIQNHTSQVKDALIDLISDSDSGSGQVVGFFIDMFCTSFIDVANELNIPCYLYFASPATFLSFMLHLPTLDAQVSTNIEFKDSAGDFNILGFSNPVPVKSFPSFMLNRHIDGYSWFLRHARRYKETKGIVVNTFQELEPYCLNSLVHAASDVVPPIYPIGPVVDHIGPARWHQDSWGHENVMKWLDNQEPSSVVFLSFGSMGSLKGSQVIEIAKGLEKSGHPFLWAIRQAPKDQRELPNDFTNLEEILPCGFLESTKGKGLVCGLVPQVTILAHKAIGGFVSHCGWNSILESLYYGVPIGTWPIYAEQHLNAFELVKELNLAVEITMYYRDGTTLVSSEEVANGVKKLMDGEVRQRFKKMSEKCKEVWKENGSSSNFLGGLIDQLMAKI from the coding sequence ATGAAAAGAGCAAAGGTAGTGTTCATTTCAACACCAGCACTAGGTAACCTTGTTCCAAGTATTGAGTTTGCTAAACTCTTGACTCAAACAAACAAAAACCTATCAGCCACCATACTCTTAATTAACATCCCTCAAAGGCCACTCATCCAATCCTATATTGACTCTCTCACCACCGCCACCGCCACCGGAAACATCCATTTCCTCCCCCTTCCCGAGGCGGATCAACCGTCCCCCGATCAATTTGAAACCTCTATAGGCTTCTTATCACTATTGATACAAAATCACACGTCACAAGTCAAAGATGCTCTTATTGACCTTATTTCAGACTCAGACTCAGGCTCAGGGCAAGTTGTTGGATTCTTTATTGACATGTTTTGTACATCCTTTATTGATGTTGCTAATGAACTAAACATCCCATGTTATCTTTACTTTGCTTCACCAGCTACTTTCTTGAGCTTCATGTTACACCTCCCAACTTTAGATGCTCAAGTTAGTACTAATATTGAGTTCAAAGATTCAGCCGGTGATTTCAATATACTTGGTTTTTCCAATCCTGTCCCTGTAAAAAGCTTCCCTTCATTTATGCTAAATAGACATATAGATGGTTACTCTTGGTTCCTACGTCATGCAAGAAGGTACAAAGAAACCAAGGGTATTGTTGTCAACACATTTCAAGAACTTGAACCTTATTGCTTAAACTCATTGGTACATGCTGCTAGTGATGTTGTACCGCCAATTTATCCTATTGGCCCTGTAGTAGATCATATTGGACCAGCTCGATGGCATCAAGATTCTTGGGGTCATGAAAATGTAATGAAATGGCTTGACAATCAAGAACCATCATCAGTAGTATTTTTGAGTTTTGGGAGTATGGGAAGTCTCAAAGGTTCACAAGTGATAGAAATAGCAAAAGGTCTAGAAAAATCAGGGCACCCTTTTTTGTGGGCAATTAGGCAAGCACCAAAGGACCAAAGAGAACTTCCAAATGATTTTACTAACTTGGAGGAAATTTTACCTTGTGGATTTTTAGAATCAACTAAAGGGAAAGGGCTAGTGTGTGGGTTGGTCCCACAAGTTACAATATTGGCCCACAAGGCTATTGGAGGATTTGTGTCACATTGTGGTTGGAATTCAATTCTTGAAAGTTTATACTATGGGGTGCCAATTGGGACATGGCCTATCTATGCAGAGCAACACTTGAATGCATTTGAGTTGGTGAAAGAGTTGAATTTGGCTGTGGAGATCACAATGTATTATAGAGATGGCACCACATTGGTTTCATCAGAGGAAGTGGCAAATGGGGTTAAAAAATTAATGGATGGTGAGGTGAGACAAAGGTTTAAGAAAATGAGTGAAAAGTGCAAGGAAGTTTGGAAGGAAAATGGCTCATCTTCTAATTTTCTTGGAGGCTTGATTGATCAATTAATGGCTAAGATTTGA